TATATGTTAACGAAAATATCAATGAAATGAAAGTGATATATCAAAAAAAAGGGTATGCTAATTAAATAATGTTTTAAAATAGGGTTGGTTTGGCATGTGCCAAAGCAATTTTGGCGAATTCAAAAAATGCCAAGGCAGTCCTCATCCTTCGAAACATGCCATTACATCATTGGCATCTTTTGATCCACCGTAGTAGCATTTTTTGCTGATTTGCAGtgacattttaaaaaaaatggagaatTGCAGTGTCATTTTTGAATTTGCCAAAATTTAAACGTGAGTAAATGTACATATCCATGCGAATCTAGACAATTCTGAGTCactcatgaagagaaagtaccgTGTACTCACTTTAGTACtgccaaacacacccttaacGTGTGGCGGTGTGCACACATGTTTTATcgtaataaaataaataaataatcaaAGAGTATCCGCAGCAAAATGTACAGTGAAAACTGCCACACATGTTTTCTCATAATATATAAATAGAGATTACCCGCAGCAAAATGTACAGGGGAAAGTTCAGCTCGTTCTTCTAATTGACTATTCTTGGCACAACAAGCATTGAAGTGGCTGCCTAGTTTTCGAATGACGCAGCTTCCTTATCAGTGCTCCCGCGCAGCCGTGTTACCTACTCTATATAAAGCCATACGTAGTTCGGTTTATTTCAAAGCCATACCACTATACCGATCACCAGAAAATACATGCCCATGGCGCCCCATGATGTTCCGGAGATGGCGCCTGTGTTCCATCCCACAGTATGGGGTGATTTCTTTATCAACTACAATCCAGAACCGTTACAGGCATGCTCATGCGTACATCAGTAACAAagttgttgcattttattgcGTGTATGTCTTTCTGTCAGTTTTATCTTGCGAATCAAAATGTTCCATCCCCACAAGCACAGCTCAAGCCTCTGCAGGGTGAGGTTTCTCAGACTGTAAGCCTCTCCCATCTCCGCCTAGAGGCAAACCTCTAAACTTGCTGCGCAGTGGGGCCACCAATAAAAGAGAGGGCTTGGGGATTTTGGATCACATAAAAACTAATTTTGCTTATAGCTAACCTTATTTTCCTATCTAGAGGTACTAGGCTTGTGGCGAGACCCCTCTAAGAACTGTGAAATCCTAGGGACTACCTGTGAAGCCCAGATTCCATGATGACCGAGTCCCTAGACCTAATAGGAACTTTGGCACTAATTATTACTACCAATGCACAGGCTTTGGAACACTTTACAATCTTAATATAGGGCAATAATTATTTTACCTACTTTTTGTCTTTATTAACATGGCTAAAACATGTCTTATTTCTTGTAACTGCACAACTGGGTATTTGCCATCAGAAAAAGGTCATGTTAGCACGAGCACTATTActagtttattttatttttataaatggGTAAAATCTTGCAGGAATTACCCTCCTTGTAAAACTCGTGAGAACCAAACCAGAAGGTTATAAAATACTTTAACACGTGCAGGGAGCTATATTCTATAAACCTATAaagtttcaaaataaaattgaattGCATTTCCAAGgtataagaaaaataaatatttaagATTATAGTAAAAAATGACACCTCTATTGgaaatttgtttgattttagAAGTAACTCAGAACTATTAtcacttttttgtttttcctttgcaTGTTTAGAAATAACATGCTTTATTTTGCTTGTCTTCAGAGTAGGTACACAATTTGTAACCGAAAATAAAAATTCATGGATGCAACTCTAATAAAGAACCGTCTTGCCTACTAACATTACTATTTTCTTGCCTGTATATCATATGGTTACATAAATGTCATCACACACAAGTTTTTAGTTATCAGCATAACTTACAATTATGTATGCATGTAGGGGTCAGAGCAATGGATGACTGAAGAGGGTAAATCTACTGAAGGAGAAAGTAATTGGGTTGTTTGGGGCTTGCAACACTATAACTGAGAAACTGAACCTTGTGGACACGCTCCAACATCTAAGTATAGATCATCATTTTCATGAACAAATTGTCTCCACATTAACAAGTACCCATGCTGCTGAATTCAATAGCGCTAGCCTTCATGATGTCGCTCTTCGATTCCGGCTACTGAGGCAGCAAGGGTTTTGGGTATCTACAGGTAAAACAGTGcattttttaattaaatagTACATTTGGTATTATTAGGAGAAGTTTCTTCTATAAATAGATTGTTCTTAAACTTTTGATAATTTTACATGTAAGGCGACACACACTTGCTTGCTAGTACTGATACAGAAACCTCATCACTCACAGAATGCACATAAAAGAAACTTTTTCTAGAAAATCAATGTGTTAGTAGCTTAAAAAAGTACAAAACTTATGCAGCTAATGCAGGGACAGTCACGCAGTACTGGCTAATGTTCTCACAAGAGGTACCATGTATCTGTTGCAGATGTATTCAGCAAGTTCAAAGATGAAGATGGGGCCTTCCTTGTTGACATAACTAATGACACAAGGGGACTATTAAGTTTATACAATGCAGCATACCTTTTTACTCATGGGGAGACGGAGCTTGAAGAAAGTATCTTGTTTGCAAGACAACACCTTGAATCGATGGAGAGTTACCTTAAGTACCCATTGGCTGACCAAGTCAGGCGTTCTCTTCACTTGCCACTGACAAGGACGTTGAAAAGAGTAGAGGCGTTGGACTATATGTCAGAGTACAAAGAAGAGCCCATGCACAATTCCTCCATTCTGGAGTTTGCCAAACTGGATTTTAACCTGCTACAACGTCTCCACTCGAAGGAGCTCAAGGCTCTTTCTAGGTAACATATATATCTGCCATtagaaaagaaatgaaagTTGAGTTTACTGATATTATGGTGCTAATGCCAATCCACCTGTACCCCGCAACTTCCGCAGTTGAAACATCTAAGCAGTAAAAACGTATAGAGAAATACATCCTGGGTCCTAAAAGTATTGGAGGGCtgccaagttagtcctaattcTATGAAAATGCACATTTAGATCCTAAAGGCTAAAAGTACTTTAACTGAGCTACCGGCGGTCCTAAGTTCGTCGGAAAGGGTCTGACTTGCAACCCAACGATTTGTTTTGGCCACGTAAGCATAATTGACAGGCGTAATTCCTCCCATGCCATGCCACCAGTTGTAGGACATAGTGTTTCTGTGGTACATTAATGCCCGCATATTAGTGATAAATTTGCAATCATTGCAAAATATTACGCCTTTCAGTTATGCCTATGGGGCTCCTGTTCATATGTGGCCAAAGTCAAAACGCAAACGCTACATCTGTAGGCTAGATCCTCTCCAGCAGAGCTTAGGACTGCCTATGACTCACTTGAAGTACTTCTAGTACCTAGAAgtaggactaacttgacagTTGACACCCTTTGAATACTTTAGGAACTTGGATACATTTAACTCATAGTCATAGATGGGGGCACATTACAGTACAAATCATTTTCACTTGCCGTATCCTCTTAGTGCCACAACAAGTGCTTTCGTAATATTTGCTGTCATATTTTTAACTAAACTGTATTTTTCATGATATAAAGATCAATATAGCTGAACCATGAGCTTAAACCTGAAATAAATTATGTGCGAGTGAGATTTTTTTGTTAAGCCCAACCAGGCAAGTTTAAGGGGGAAGTATACTCTGTTAAACAAAAATTCTAGACGGTAGCTAAAAGTAACGATAGTAAAGCATTTGTAAACTCTAATGCAAGTTTAGTCTCATCAGCTAATGTTCTTATCTTCACTCCTATAAACAAACCAGTTGGTGGTGATGCTCTGTTTGCCCTGATGCTGTGCCAACCATTCAATTTGCAAAAACACCTGATCTACCATGAACTTTGCAAATATGCCGAGCAGCACCTTATCCATGCCTTGTAAACATGTAGTGTGACTTTTCTTAATAACTAGCAGCATTCCTTACAATACAAATCCTACCTTAAAACTTGAAAATCTTTCAGTGCATACTTGATACTCCTCATAAAACAAACCTAGCTTTTCTATAATTCTATTACATGAACACTAACAACAAAGTCAATTTCAGATGGTGGAAAAATCTTTATAGAGAAGTTGGGTTAACCTACTCGAGGGATCGTGTGGTTGAGTGCTACTTATGGTCATATACGGCATACTATGAGCAAGAGTATACACGTGCAAGGATGATCCTTGCGAAGATAATCGCAATAATAATCATGACAGATGACACTTATGATGTCCGTGCTACTTTGATGGAGTGTAAACAACTCAATGAAGCAATACAAAGGTTCGAGTTGGCATTATGTTGCTTAGTAttaatttgataaaaaaaatgaatttacATAATTGCATTCAAATGTGTAACTAATTAATTTGTATGCAGATGGGAGGAGAGTGCTGCTTCTCTTCTACCAGAGTACCTAAAGAAATTCTACCTCAAGCTGCTCAGCACATTTAATGAGTTTGAGGATGAGCTGAAACCAGATGAGAAGTACCGTGTCTCTTTCAGTACAAAAGCGGTACAGCACTATCATATTAGAAGTCACAACTAGATGACTATTTTCCATTCTTGATTGGCTATATTATCAATGCTCTAAGATATCTGTGTTCATACCTTAAAGATGAGGCGCAATCATAGTGCTGTTTTTGCGGATGGTACAATTTTTTAGTTCTTATCCCATTATCGTTTCTTTATGACCTGCCACAAattatacttttttttctcataaCACCAACTGAACTCGGGACTTTTAATTTATGATGTGGTAATAGTATCAGAGCTATCTCTCTGAATCGAGGACTTCTACAAAAGTTGATCTCCATGTTAATGAAAACCTTTATGCAAGATATGCCCCAGACAAATATGTAACACTGTGTAGATGCAGAAACCATATATTTCAATGTGAGGCACATGTTTTACTCTGAGAAATTCACTACTAATATCATTGCTCCCTTAAGATATCAGCCCAAGTAGGTCGCAGATCTGATTCTATGTAGTAATACTGAAAGGATACCTGTATGTGTCAAAGATGACTTCTCTACATTCATATCCATGACATGTACATACCAAAATCTTTCATCAATACTACTGACACATTTATCTTCCATTTACAGTTTCAAATATTATCAAGTAATTATCTCCAAGAAGCTGAATGGTTTCACCAGAATTACAAGCCAAGATTTAAAGAGCAAGTGAAGGTATCTAGTGTCTGTTCAGGTGCACCATGGGTATGTGTTGGATTGCAAGTTGGTATGGGTGATACTGCAACCAAGGAGGCACTTCAATGGGCACTTGGCTGCACGGATGCTGTCAAGGCTTGTGCACAGGTGACACGCTTCATGAATGACCTTGCTTCATTTAAGGTATAAATTAAGTTTCCAATATTACTACCTGTATTGTTTACCTTTGATTACGATGAAATACCTGATTAAGCATGTGTTATTCACAGCGTGGGAAGAACAAAAATGATGTTGCCAGCTCCGTGGAATGTTACATCAGTGAGCATGGCGTGGCAAGTGAAGTTGCCTTTGCCAAGATAGGCTCTCTGATCGAAGATGCATGGAAAACTACAAATCAAGCACGCTTTCAGCTCCCTGAGCTGCTTCCAGTGGTACAGCGAGTCGCGAATATAACGATCAGCATGCCGTTCATGTATGACGACAAGAAGGATGCTTTTACCTTCAGCAGCGCCATCGAAGGAACGATTAAGCGCCTGTTTGTCAATCATATTCCCCTATAGACCAGTGACACTGTGGTACATGTCTGTTGATGGTATCTGGTCACGTTCTCAGGCAAAAGAACCCTCTACCTCATGTTAATAAAAGTTGTGTCGGGATACATCCAATCTACTGTAACTTGGATTTACAGCTTGACTAGTAAATTTGGCAAGTGTGGTGCACATTTTGCGAGTATATACATTGCACAGAATATGTATTGTTCTTTTTTGTGAGTACAAAATATGTATTGTTGAGATACAAAGCATGTTGTCTCTAACTCTCTATTGGTCATTCACGTGTCACATTTGCAGATCAAATAAATTGGGCATGCATAGAACATATAATTAATTATCTGTTATCACGCTACATCACATTATACATAGCATGCTGCATGCTTTTATAGTTGTATTCCTATGTTCAGTGTATTACAGTTATACACCTATGTTAAAAACACCCAGAGTACTGGGGTGTGGGGACGAGGCAAAATTTCTTAGATCATCGAAACACACTTCTGTTCATCTCTATGCAATGAAGAATGAAAAGCACACCACCTTGGGGCCCCAAATTGAACAAGAGCACAAACTAGAGCGTATCGTCATACGCAAGGTATTTATTACCAGATGGCTTCACTTTACTGGGGGACGCGGTTCTTTCTCCAACGCTGCTTCAGCTCTGCTGCTTGTCCAGCTCGAGTTCTATAAAATCGGAGATACTTGGTCATGGTGGACCAAAGCATTTGAGGACAATGCACCGTGATGAGTGGGATGGTCAACAGCTCTCCAGGTGTGTGGTACAGGCATACGACCACTAAAGAAAAGAAGGCGTATGGTTTCGCTTCTAAACCAAAATTGTTTGATGTATGCCATAGTAATTGGGACAAAAATAATTAGCTTTCGATATGCCACTCCCAGAAAATATGGCCAGTTGCCTCTCTTTCCCTTACTCCATGCCAGAGCAATAATATAGTGAAGACCTCTTCGATTCAGAAGATTTTTGAAAAGTAATTAGAGGTCGGTTATTCTTAGGAATTTTTCTATATTAGTTGTTTAAATTCATAGGAATTTTCCCTATAATTCATTTACACAATTATTCAGAGGAATTTTGACAACATATTCCTTTGCACTATACTTCATGGACTGGATGGTACTAGATCCTCCTGTCAGATGTTGAATAGGTAATACTGGAAGAGCACACCATATATCTACCAGGTACACTTACCGCGTGAGCATTTCCAGGGACAAGCAGTTTATAGTCGGATTATGACTCTTTGTCATCTGATATCAGATGCTTATACTTCTGATCCGCATTTGACAATCTTCCCGCCTCTGTCACACCTCTGATGACTaccatcttcagaatgtcagCACCCTCTTTCATTGCTGAATCAATCTAAGTaagaaaaaattgaaacataAGCCTCTGGTTTTTGCATACAAGTCAAGAAATGATCTTACCTATTGTGCTTCTACCGGATGGAACTCCTAAATGGTCCATATCTTCTGGTTGTAACCATCTATTTTCAGTTCAATGTACAATATCTTTATGTCTATCTAGATCAACCATATCAAAATTTTGAGTTGTCTTAGAAATTACTTtcataatactccctccttcccagtTTATAAGGTGTCCACGCATTTCAAGATATTTAActtttgaccatcaattaaaCAATTAATATACGAGTTATTCATCATACGAATTATACAATTTGAAACTTATTTCCAATTCGAATTCAATGGTATAACTTTTGTGGCAGATAACTCACATTTCATTAGTCAAactgatggtcaaagttgaatCTCGAAATGTGTGGGCACGCCTTATAAACCAGGAGGTAGGGGGTACTGTATAGAAACTGGTGCTCATAGTTATGTTTTGAAGAATCTCTGAAAATGCAAGTTATTTGCAACTGGAAGGCATACTAAAAATTATGGCAAATACAGCCATAGTAAGATACCCAGTTTAAAATGCCAGTATCAATAAGACATTTGCCGAACAAAATCATCCAACCAAAGAACAAATGAAGATGCTTTAAAATTGATTGATTTGAAGAACCAAGCACAATTAAGATAAGACAATAAGAAGACCATAACATGAAACTAGAACTACAGGGTAGAAGCAGTGATCTTTACCCGTTCACGACCAGTCTTATTGAACTTCTGGAGAACAAAA
This is a stretch of genomic DNA from Brachypodium distachyon strain Bd21 chromosome 1, Brachypodium_distachyon_v3.0, whole genome shotgun sequence. It encodes these proteins:
- the LOC100837513 gene encoding LOW QUALITY PROTEIN: alpha-humulene synthase-like (The sequence of the model RefSeq protein was modified relative to this genomic sequence to represent the inferred CDS: deleted 1 base in 1 codon) produces the protein MPMAPHDVPEMAPVFHPTVWGDFFINYNPEPLQGSEQWMTERVNLLKEKVIGLFGACNTITEKLNLVDTLQHLSIDHHFHEQIVSTLTSTHAAEFNSASLHDVALRFRLLRQQGFWVSTDVFSKFKDEDGAFLVDITNDTRGLLSLYNAAYLFTHGETELEESILFARQHLESMESYLKYPLADQVRRSLHLPLTRTLKRVEALDYMSEYKEEPMHNSSILEFAKLDFNLLQRLHSKELKALSRWWKNLYREVGLTYSRDRVVECYLWSYTAYYEQEYTRARMILAKIIAIIIMTDDTYDVRATLMECKQLNEAIQRWEESAASLLPEYLKKFYLKLLSTFNEFEDELKPDEKYRVSFSTKAFQILSSNYLQEAEWFHQNYKPRFKEQVKVSSVCSGAPWVCVGLQVGMGDTATKEALQWALGCTDAVKACAQVTRFMNDLASFKRGKNKNDVASSVECYISEHGVASEVAFAKIGSLIEDAWKTTNQARFQLPELLPVVQRVANITISMPFMYDDKKDAFTFSSAIEGTIKRLFVNHIPL